The Euphorbia lathyris chromosome 2, ddEupLath1.1, whole genome shotgun sequence genome includes a window with the following:
- the LOC136216578 gene encoding uncharacterized protein has translation MHLFTANHTLSSPFINPSMVFPSIAAESEDFPQFTDSESHMASNSTSKPHKPLHNFPLQDLKWSVNHANTSSHRFRRPAGCSRRLLHVISSSDSDRSPVGGDGAKGGRNSVASRNRKAEKLGVSVPVSDSPVGDSGKKTKIYIRLKNKAIKQVKCVGKEAANAGDQHQPQNQPQKKQQEQQEHQPVELDYDEVPMGKTWNLRPRKPARKGSRGNGGGKKVVAALPAQTKATEDAQMGEEKEKEKEKEKGKENEKGKGKEKEKEAKTPNFSIPLTNMEIEEDIFALTGSKPAKKPQKRSKQVQKQLDRLFPGMWLASITRDMYEVIDTPRKI, from the exons ATGCACCTATTTACAGCTAATCACACTCTTTCTAGCCCCTTTATAAACCCTTCAATGGTGTTTCCTTCAATTGCTGCCGAGTCTGAAGATTTCCCCCAATTTACTGACTCGGAATCGCATATGGCGTCTAATTCGACTTCCAAGCCTCATAAGCCCCTTCATAATTTCCCTTTGCAGGACCTTAAGTGGTCAGTTAACCATGCTAATACCAGTAGCCATCGATTTCGGAGGCCGGCTGGGTGCTCTCGGAGATTGCTGCACGTCATTTCCTCATCCGATTCTGATCGGTCTCCGGTTGGTGGTGATGGTGCGAAAGGTGGGAGGAATTCTGTGGCGTCACGCAATCGGAAGGCGGAAAAATTAGGGGTTTCGGTTCCGGTTTCGGATTCTCCTGTTGGTGATTCGGGAAAGAAAACTAAGATCTATATTCGTCTTAAAAATAAGGCGATTAAGCAGGTTAAGTGTGTTGGGAAGGAAGCTGCAAATGCTGGGGATCAACATCAGCCTCAGAATCAGcctcagaagaagcagcagGAGCAGCAGGAGCATCAGCCGGTGGAATTGGATTACGATGAGGTTCCAATGGGGAAGACATGGAATCTGAGGCCGAGAAAACCTGCGCGTAAAGGTTCTCGTGGAAATGGAGGTGGGAAGAAGGTTGTTGCAGCTCTTCCTGCGCAGACTAAAGCTACAGAGGATGCTCAGATGGGTGAGGAAAAAGAGAAGGAAAAAGAGAAGGAGAAGGGGAAGGAGAATGAGAAGGGGAAAgggaaggagaaggagaaggaggcAAAGACCCCCAATTTCTCAATCCCACTTACCAACATGGAGATTGAAGAAGATATCTTTGCTTTGACTGGATCAAAACCTGCAAAGAAGCCTCAGAAGAGATCAAAGCAAGTGCAGAAACAGCTTGAT AGGTTGTTTCCTGGGATGTGGCTGGCTTCAATCACCCGTGATATGTATGAAGTTATTGATACTCCTAGAAAG ATTTAG
- the LOC136216580 gene encoding small ribosomal subunit protein mS80 (rPPR6)-like, which yields MWRSIAAKSHIQREMWRSIAAKSHIQRHVAKNLGAIRNLKEVSSSHTLSQSSFQYHLSKSVSSESLLPHQKHRFLSNSSVNPSGGEIEHSLLDSSPNGDNDSQFHQFAPVNDFYAVDDSGIQLWNFETKDDLEGLPEQFSEDLSEYADVDKGEIVVTGIESAGMSIDLVGEGDLQIPAEGEEEGKVYEIDAEKLEELLSLLQSRTDGSLESNLDSMNLDLHEELVLKVLETPLVLGDNLIRFLKWAIKKSDISVTTSLVDALVRAICSDLKKKNAYVLWDLVSEIAQKDTSVVNSDILNQLIATLSKLGKGKAALEVFDKFGEFGCVPDSDTFYYTIEALCRRSIFDSASSVCLKMLDAQALPDSQNVGKIICWLSKGGKANDAHMVYLLAKEKNKYPPRSAVNFLISLLCQKNETVKLAVEMLDDISVESRKYAINPFSSVVRGLCRIKDFDTAKMLLSKMIDEGPPPGNAVFNSIINGYSKSGDMKEALEMKKLMQSRGLKPDLFAYTVIMSGYVSGGQMEEACKVFSEAKKMHSKLTPVTYHTLIRGYCKLEQFDKALDLLAEMKNFGVRPNVDEYNKLIQSLCLKGLDWEKAEKLLEKMKEDGLHLSGITKGLIRAVKELEEEGLEKGIGIGTETEDVTVIDTGIVTMIETMTETMIGTRIAIA from the exons ATGTGGAGATCCATTGCTGCGAAATCGCACATACAGAGAGAGATGTGGAGATCCATTGCTGCGAAATCGCACATACAGAGACATGTAGCGAAGAACTTGGGTGCAATCAGAAACTTAAAAGAGGTATCAAGTTCTCACACCCTATCTCAATCTTCATTTCAATATCATCTCTCCAAATCTGTTTCCTCTGAATCCCTACTTCCGCATCAAAAACATAGATTTCTATCAAACTCCTCTGTGAACCCTAGTGGAGGTGAAATAGAGCATAGCTTGTTAGATTCTAGTCCTAATGGTGATAATGATTCTCAGTTTCACCAATTTGCCCCTGTAAACGATTTCTATGCTGTTGATGATAGTGGTATCCAATTATGGAATTTCGAAACCAAGGATGATTTGGAAGGGCTGCCGGAGCAATTTTCAGAGGATTTGAGTGAGTATGCCGATGTTGACAAGGGGGAAATTGTTGTTACTGGCATCGAGTCTGCTGGCATGTCAATTGATTTAGTTGGGGAAGGTGATCTCCAGATTCCTgcggaaggagaagaagaggggAAAGTTTATGAGATAGATGCGGAAAAGTTAGAGGAGCTGTTGTCTTTGTTGCAGAGCAGAACTGATGGGTCGTTAGAGTCGAATCTGGATAGCATGAATCTGGATTTACATGAGGAATTAGTGCTGAAAGTGCTTGAAACCCCTCTTGTTTTAGGggataatttgattaggtttttAAAGTGGGCGATTAAGAAGTCAGATATTAGTGTGACTACCAGTTTAGTTGATGCACTTGTTAGGGCTATATGTAGCGATCTTAAGAAGAAAAACGCGTATGTGCTGTGGGATTTAGTTAGCGAGATTGCTCAGAAGGATACTTCTGTGGTGAATTCGGACATTCTTAATCAGTTAATAGCTACATTATCAAAATTGGGTAAAGGGAAGGCAGCTCTGGAAGTTTTCGACAAGTTTGGGGAATTCGGGTGTGTACCGGATTCAGATACGTTCTATTATACAATTGAAGCACTTTGTAGGCGATCTATTTTTGACTCCGCCTCATCAGTTTGTTTGAAAATGCTCGATGCACAAGCCTTACCGGACAGTCAGAATGTCGGTAAAATCATCTGCTGGCTATCTAAAGGGGGCAAGGCAAATGATGCTCATATGGTGTACCTATTGGCAAAAGAGAAGAACAAGTATCCACCGCGTTCTGCAGTCAATTTTTTGATTAGTTTGCTTTGTCAGAAGAATGAAACTGTCAAATTAGCTGTAGAGATGTTAGATGATATCTCAGTAGAGTCACGAAAGTATGCTATCAATCCCTTTTCATCCGTTGTTCGTGGTTTGTGTAGGATCAAAGATTTTGATACAGCTAAAATGTTACTTTCTAAGATGATTGATGAAGGTCCACCTCCAGGAAATGCTGTTTTCAATTCCATTATTAATGGCTATTCCAAAAGCGGAGACATGAAAGAGGCCTTAGAGATGAAAAAATTGATGCAGAGCAGGGGTTTAAAACCGGATCTTTTCGCTTATACCGTCATTATGAGTGGTTATGTAAGTGGTGGTCAGATGGAGGAGGCATGTAAAGTATTTTCAGAAGCCAAAAAGATGCATTCTAAACTAACGCCTGTGACGTACCATACACTTATTCGGGGGTATTGCAAACTGGAACAGTTCGACAAAGCATTGGATTTGTTAGCAGAGATGAAGAATTTCGGGGTTCGACCTAATGTGGATGAGTACAATAAGTTGATCCAATCTCTTTGCTTAAAGGGTCTAGATTGGGAAAAGGCAGAGAAGCTATTGGAGAAAATGAAGGAGGATGGTTTGCATCTTAGTGGGATCACGAAAGGCCTTATCCGAGCAGTGAAGGAGCTCGAAGAGGAGGGGCTAGAGAAAGGCATAGGGATAGGGACAGAGACAGAAGACGTGACAGTCATAGATACAG GGATTGTGACTATGATAGAGACTATGACCGAGACTATGATAGGGACAAGGATCGCTATCGCGTAA